In the genome of Lathyrus oleraceus cultivar Zhongwan6 chromosome 4, CAAS_Psat_ZW6_1.0, whole genome shotgun sequence, the window CTAAAACTCTCTTCTAGTTATGACCTCTCTCCCAATGGATATAAAACTTCTTAAGATTTGAAGATAAAACACTCTTGAAAAACAATAAAAGGCACCAAATGGATACCAAACTTCTTAAGATTTGAAGATAAAACACTCTTGAAAAACAATTAGAATGCCATGATCAACTATCTTAACCCTGAAGATTGGATTGAAATCGTGTCAAAAATTAGGCAAAAGGTTGTTAGACATTTCAGTGATATTTGTAGAGAATTGAATGTTGATAGACCACGTATTGAGAGTGTCGTCTTCCACTCTCTTTCAAAAGATAATAATCTTGTTTTGATGGTCCATTATAGTCTCTAAGAGTTAGATTGTGTTGTGTCCAATTGTAATGATAATAGGAGTTCAAATTCTGATGACTTCAATTTTTCTTTCTTCAAAAGGTTCTGCAATCTTAGAGTTTATTTAGGGGTCATGTTTGATCAATTTCACTGCTTTTCATCTCTAACTTGTAGTTTTTCATCCTACTTTGGATTTGATAGCTGTTAAGAGTCCCACACCGGGCAATATATGATCTGAACATGTCTTTATAAGTGAGGGCAATCCTCATCTTACAAATCgattttgtagggttgagttaggcccaaccacatttcttaacatgTCCAGTCCTTAGCGTGAGGgtgtgtgttaagagtcccacatcggacaatatatggcctgaacatgtcTTTATAAGTGAGGGCAATCCTCACCTTATATGTCGATTTTGTAGGGTAGTTAGgcccaaccacatttcttaacgATACCCAATATTAAATCTCCTTAGCATTTGGGAAAATTTAGGTTAATTTCTTTAGTGATGTCTTTCTATAAGCCAGAGACTTGTGATAGTGATAGAGAAACTCATCTCCCTTAATCAATCAGTTTTTCTTAAAAGGGAAATGCTTGTGGATGGAGTGATGGTTGTCAATGAGGTGATAGACTTGACCAAGATGAATTTAGAGAAAACATATGATTCGCCTAGTTAGAGCTTTCTGGATTATATGCTAATCACATTCGATTTATTGAGAAGTGGAAGGCTTGGATGAAAGCTTGTGTGTTCGTTGGTAACCTTGTGTTGGTTAATGGATGTCCAACTCAAGATATTAGCATCCAAAGAGACTTGAAGCAAGGGGATCTACTAACTCCTTTCTTTTTCTTGCTTATGGAATAGGGGCTAAACAGCTTAGTTGCTAGGATTTGGAAGATTGGTCTTTACTCAGAGTTTAGGATGTAATCATCTGATTTTGTGGTATCTCATCTTGATTTTGCGGATGATATACTTTTTGTGGCAAATCCTACTCTTGTAAATCTGTGGAGTATTAAGGAGATCTTAAGAGAATTTGAGTAGGCAGGTAACCATCATAGTTGAGGCATGACAAAACCATCATATTAGTACTGCCTTCAAATTTTAGTTCAACCACTCGATCGTTTCGAGTTAGAGTTCGGGATCTCAATGCACATTCAATAGAAACATTGATTATGAAGAAAATCAACTAGTATCATAATATACAGTTATTTTGGAAAATACTTCATCTGTACAACAACTCAACAACAGACTCTTACGCTACACTAATCACAGTTTACAAAATTTGTTTAAAAGAAAACTACATATCTAACATTGAACAGCTTCGGCGCATCTATATGTATATTCTAATATATGCAAGAGAACAACATTTTCTCTTTCAACCTTCTAAAATCAATTCTTTCCTCTGATATTGTCAATGTCAGGATACGCCTATTGTGTGTATAACCTATAGAGAGCCAAGACAGCTTTCTCCATCAGCCAAATTGTATCTCAGCAAAATTTCCCTGACAAGTTACAAAAAACACATGCAATTTACATCATGCCTGCATGGATACTACAGATTATAAGAATAGTTTTACAAAAAACGTACAACCAGCATTTTGATTAGCGTTTTTGCAATCTATAGAAACATATTTTGTTGAGTTGGGCTGTCTTGGATGTCAAACAAATTTATGGACATTGTAAACTCAATATACAATTATAATAGGCATGAGAAACAACAAGGTAGCGATTACCTGTAACTATCCGTATCTTGTCAAGCCATGATGAAAAAATGCGGTCAGCATTCAAAGAGACATTAATGCCCCTTTATATGAGCTCAACATCACGCAACATTAATCAAAGCTTGTCCTCGAGGCCTTGATTTCATGATTGTTTCATCACTGTGTTTGATCAATTCTGAGAGTTTCCAGGGCTTCTGCCACTTCCATTTAAACTGTAGCAGCCATTGATGATGACTTCTCTTCCACCTCCAAAGTTTTCCGGCTTGTCctatagctgctagtctcttcATTGACAATTCTCCAATAGGTATCATCTGAAAATAAAATCATTACTACTAACTTGAAAACAAAAAATGGGCATCAAAGATTACAGATTGAAGCAGGGATATACCTTCCGTCCGTCATCTATAAATGTAACTGACTCCCTCACTGACCCGTTAACAACTCCAGGGGTGAATTTGAGTTGTTTTGGCGCAGGAAGCGACATTGGGGACAACGGACCACTCATTTCATCCGCAAGGTGTTTCAAGGACCGTGAGCTTTCCTGTAAGTTTGAATAAGGAACATGCTATTATATAAATGAATGAATGAGAGACATTATATTTTGAGTTATGCAAATTTAGGAGTTGAAACATTTAGCTACAAATTGCTGATAAAAATGAGTAAAATCTCACCGACGGTGGCGTATGCAATGTGATGGCAACTGCTTGTTCACCAATCGCTTTCTCTTTTTCAAGTTCCTTTCTCTGCGCTTCACTTTGTTGTAGTAGTGTTACAAGCTCATTAAGTTTCTCTTTTAAGTCCTTCAGTTCCATATTCTTTTCCCACAATTGACACCTGTTATAGATGATGCGAACTCCCATTGTTTAGAATAGGAAACAAAAAGCCTCCAGATAGACAGTTACTTTTTCCATGAACCACTTTGAAAAGTTCATATCTTGTAATTGAAAACTATATCTATTCTatatttaattatatatattAGTACAGAAAAGCTTAATCAGATTCTTGGAAGACGGATAGCACCTTGCTTCTGCGGTAGCATTGAACAAATACGGAAGCACATTTTTTGCCTCTCCCATTGAGCGTAACTGATTCCATCGTCCACGGTTATTTAATGCACGTTCCCTTTCTTCTGCCTCGGTAAGTTGTGAAGTCATTGCTTTCAAAGCCGCTGACGACGTGCCCAGCATGTTTTCAAGAGAAGTTATTCTTGCAGCTTTTGCATCTGGTGACATGGATAACAGTCTAACAAATGGGGAACAAGGTATAAATTTAAGTTAGATAAATAATGATTTAAACCAAAATAGAAGTATAAAGACATCCTGCATCCAAAGATTCACGAAAAGTTTCTACCGTGAATATCGACTGTTTCCTGTGGGGATACACTGCCTATCTGAAAGCTGATCCACTTGTTTCAGAAAAGCCAATTCTCCTTCCAGTGCAGCATGACTAAATATAATATTCAAATCATAAATGGTAAAGTGAAAATATGGTTTTGGAATGCGATTACTCGAGGAAAAAAAATTGTGATCACATACACTTGGTTTTGTTCATCAAATTCAGCACGGACTTCATGCACATGTACCATTACCTCCAGCTCCTGATCAAGCCACCTCTGGAGGGATTTTTCACTAATCTGGACATAAAGTTAGATTAAAATTGTTTTATATAGTGCTAAACATACCAAGCTAAATTGTTTTGTTAAAACGTTTTTGTCGCCTCTTAATTTGTCAAATTGTATAAAACACAAGCTAAGTATAGCTCATTACCTGCCCAGGCTGTAGATGTCCATTTGAATAAACTGAAAGGGACAAACAATAGTTAGTAAACTCAAGTATGTAGCAAACGGAAACACAACCACTTGAAGTTCTACCAGAATGGTCGCGCGGAGAAGATTTGCGAGCTTCTAACAATTCCTTTAGCCTTTTGGTAGCCATTGTTGCTTCCTCTGTCTTTCTATGAAGAACCTGCAAATAAAAATTGAGTGACATTAGCTTTTGTAAAATCCTTAATTGCGAGATGTGAAAATGAGAATCCTAGTTCTATGTGTATGGTTTCTATTATCTATCTACATCATTCTAATATAACAATCACACGGTTATTTCTCGCCTTATTTAGATCCAATTCATGTGAAAAGGCCAGGTAAAAGACAAGAATGAAGGTAGAAATATCTTCACAACAAAATGAGCACAGAAAACAACAAACTTTCTATCTTTAACTCACCAGTTTCTGGCGTTGGTTTAGAGCCTCAAGTTTATGCCTTTCATACTCATTCCTTCTTCCCTCCTTTTTTAACTGTTTAAAGTTATAACCAACCAGATTTAACAAGAGTTGTATGATAAAAGCACACAAATAAACCAATGTTTAAATATAACCACATCATAATTAATTTGGTGTACAACACAACTGCAAATCTACAAAATTTCTTATAGATAGTTTTAATAATGTGTGGTTGGGCCTAATTCAACCCTAAAACACCGGCTTGCAAGGTGAGGATTGCCCCCATTTATAACTCAACCATACAAAACCGATTTGCAAGGTGAGGATTATCCCCATTTATAAGCACATGTTCAGGCTATTGTGCGACGTGGGACTCTTTCAACATATAGGATCAATTGTTTCTAATAACATGTCAAGAACCAACTATTCCAAATGAACTATGTTATGCATGAAAATCCATTAATTGTTTTATATCTCACAATATTCATTTCAACTTTTAACACAATAAGCAGTCATGGATTCTTTTATTTGATGGGTAAGGAGCACATAAATACTTGAAACACAACACTGATTATAAATCCAGGATGCCACACGCTCAGACAAAATGTGGAATTTGGAAGGTATAACCATTCATTCAAAACTGATCACAGTTAGGAAATTTACAATTCCTCTAAATTTTTTAAACTAGAAAACACAGTTATCATGATATCTTTAAAAAAGCAAGTAAACCACCTGGAGTAACTCCTTTTCACGGGAAGTTTTCCATTGTCGAAATTGTTCTGCCTCTTGTTTTATTTTATGCTGCAACTGAACCTGCAATATATATGAGCACAAATGTCAGATATgaatattaaataaaaaataaaaataataatcatAATAATTAGCACACCTTTTGAGCCTTGATATACTGTATCTCAGCTTGCAGTCTTTTGGCAGCTTCTTCACTCTTTTCCTTTTGCTTTAGTAGCTGCACCTGGTTTTCTTGTTTCTTCTTGAGCTCTAAAATCTGAGTTTCaacatttaaaaaataaatataaaatgaAAGGAAAAACATTGGTGAAGAATGATAACCGAGAGACTTAAGAATGACATCAATGTAAGTCAAAGTTCACCTGTGCTTCCAATGCTTTCAATTTTTGGCCACGAACATCATGTGTTTTATGTGCCAATCCATTTGAATTAACTGCAAGATTCTCTACTTCATGCAATAACCGATCCCTTTCTTGCTGTCGTTATCAGTCCGAAATATGTCAATACGTAAAAATAGATACTTTTTGTGCAACGCTGATAGctattttaaattaaaatatgtcCAGTTTTACCTGGACTTTTCTTTTCTCTTCCTCGAGTTCCATCATTTTCTTTCCAAAGTGCTGCCTGAGTGCTTCAGTATCAACTCCCACAAGCTTCATCTCCGTCTGCAAGGAAAAGTGAGCATAAGTTCATATACACTGATAAGGTTAAAATTTAATCACTAAGCTTTATTAAACAAAAAATAGATTAATGTTCACCAATATAAGAAACACCTTAAATTCAACACTGaatttacaaatatatatacattAGATCACTAGTATATATGAATTTAAAACAAATCATGAAATGAAACCTCTTTCTGCTCCAATTGCTTATTTAACTCGTGCATTTCTTTATCCATGGTATTTAGCAGCAGTGTATGCTCCAATTCTTTTTCTACTTCATCAGCTTCCTTTGAAACCTCACCTACAAAAAGAAGGTAAAAGAGAGATTGCGTGAATGTTTAAGATGAATTCAATGTCTCAAACACATAATATAACAACCAAACGGCAAACCATTGTTTATCCGGGTAATCTTTAGATTATAGTGCCCGTCTAATATGAATTCACACATTCCATAAATGTAGATGTAAAACCCCTAGGTTCTAAATTCCTATATATCAAAATAAAATTATAAACTCAACCAGGATCTTACAGATTAAATGTCTACCTGACATGCTTCCCGCCATTAGATGGTCAGTTAATTCCGAGCTTGCAAAGTGTCTCTCAAGCCCGTTATTTTTCATGAGATGAATATGTCCATCCTAGGAAAAGAAAAAATAACAAAATTCCCAAGGAAAAAGATAAGGTGCATTAGATGCTCTGATTATGTCAatgatttttcttaaaacaacAGGAAGAAAAAATAACAGAcaaatatttgaaattttttccaatTCACATACTGTTTCGTGAATATCACATCTTTCTGCTAAAGAAGATCTACTGCGATATTTATGAAGCTCTCGACAGAGTTCCTCATTAGTTTCCTCAAGCCAAGCAATCTTTTCTTTAAGAACCTATACAAGAATAGCAGCATCATGCTATATATTAAACTAATTTCATCTCATGATAATCCAAAATGTAAATCTCAGTTAGGAACACAATAAGTACCTGCACTTCAACTGAACCACCTCCTCGAGAACAGAGCTCAGCCTGCAAGTACTTTAACTGCTGGCGCATTTGCTGCATCTCATTGGATAGCAAATCTCGATTAGCCTGTAAAATTAATTAACAATAAAGATTGTAACACGTGGAATTTGACCAAAATGAATCTCCCAACTTCCTAAGGTAAAGAATGGGACAAGAACTTGAAGTTACAAAGAATCATGAAAACTTACAACAGGCTTATTTTGAATGTTACGTGCACGGTTTGCATACTTAAGGGTATTAAGAGTTTCCTCAGTATTGATGTCAGCAGGGCTAATGCAAGCTGAAAAAGGGAACCAGTTGGTGATTGAAAAGCATGAAcaaattttattttgattaagaaaacaaactaattttattttgattaagGAAACAGTATTGTAAATATATCTATATCTGGAAATAATTCAATGACTATATTGGAATCGTAGTACATTATTTAATAACTATGTTTCATCAGATAGAATCCAAAGCCAACAAATGTTTTACCCTGATCAGCAACAAAGTTGACAGAAATGTCTGACATTAGAACCTTGTCTTTTAAGTTGCATGAAGAATATTTGGCCAAATTTCATCTTGTTTTAGTGGGCCTATCTAATGTTTTGTCAAATTATTGCTCAACCAACATCTATGTGAACAAAAAAAGATGTGCTTATTTAGTGTATTTTTCTACATGAGCAATTTTACTTTTTTTTAACTGTGTTCTTATTACGTCCAAAATACAGCATACAGATTGTCAAAAAGGGAAGTTTTCATTAAATAtaagaagaaaaatgaaaacacTAAATTATTTTGCGGAAAGCATTAGGAAGAAACCCTATCATGAAAATGCTTAACTGTTTTTAGCTAGGACTCAACTTTCAAAAGTAGTATTTACCTATCATGACAGTTTTGCTGTTTCCTCCAAGTGAATCCTGCAACAAGGACACGTAACTCTTGATCAAGAGAATTTTAGAGACTGATATTCTGATACCGAGAAACTAAGAATAGAAGTAAAATAAAAATCACGCAGTTTTTAATGTTGTGATTTGTTTAGGACATCAAGCCCCTCGATCTTACAAGAGACCACTCCATTTGATATAACCAAAATGTTAACTCTAACCTGTAAAAGTCGAGTGAGTTTGCTATCGCGATAAGGGACATGTACACCCTCCTTTCGTTTTTTCTCATCCCCCAGTGCACTTATGACATTACCAAGCGCAAGAAGACCTCTATTGATGTGTATACCTTTTGACAAGGAAAAAAAAAAGACAATGTCACTGAAATATTTGTCATCATCATTATCAATTAAAGAACTGATgctcaaaaatattttgaaacaAATGTGTTCTGAGTATTCAGGTTAATCAGTCTTGGAAACCTTCTTTTAAACGAAGACCATCAGAACCAGTTCTTTTAGCTCGTTCTGATCCAGCTAGATCTACCAAATGGAGCTTTGCTGAAAGGTATTCTTCTCCCATATCCTCATCCGAAGTGTCATTGCAGGAAGAAAATAAATGGAGTTTGCGCATCTGTTCTAACGTGATTGTGAAGATGGCATGTGACCGACTAATACAAGCAAAAGTAGAACCACATATTATTGGATTATAAATATCAAATCTAGCAGAATCCATACAAATAACACTCCTCCATCAGTCAAATTTTTGCATGAGTTTAGAATCAAATGGAAATTACAATAAGATTTAAAATTGCCCCTCTTCAAAGAACTCCAACCAAATTACTGATTATTGACCAAATTACTGATTATTGACCACCCATAAGACAAAATAAGGAAAAGAAAATTCTACTCTCTTTAATGAGGTTGGTTCATGTTAGTTCTACCTCCAATTGAAGTACTTCCATTTAGAAAACATCATCTAAATTTCCAATATGAAGGATTATTTTTCATTAGCCGTTTTTATACTTGGTAAGAGTAAGAACCCATTGTGTACCTGGATTGGTTGTTCATGTTTGTACTTCCTGTTGCTCTATTTAATGAACCTCGATCCAAGTAAGCAGCCATCTCCTGTAATGTACTTACAGAAACTTCAGTTGACCCTGCCAGTGTTATTACTCCACTTGATGATTCGCGAATTTGTATCGGTGGTTTCCCAGGAATGGTTACTTTTCCAGAATGGCCATTAGAGCTAGAGTTATCTGATTTTCCCATTGATACCATGTCCAACAAGTCCCTTACCTCTTCCTTCAAAATCTTGAAAAATAAATGCACAATTTGTTAGTGAGTTATCTTTGCAAAATAAATAGCTCTTTGAATATATACAAAATTTCAGGTTCAATTTGTTTCTCTCAATTACACTTATCTTTTCTGCGTGCTACGTGTCATGTGTCTGTGCATCGTTATCTTCTTCCTTAACACAATTAAGTCCTTGAAAAGAATAATAGTTCATGATAAAATTTCTTTTATGTAAGAAAAGCAATGCCACACTCTGAGAGACAATTTTCACATAGTTTTGAGATAAAACACCTTTTGAATGAACATACATGATGTAACAGTTCTAGATTCAGAATAAAATGTAGCGAAGAAGTGTGCTTATGCCCACTGACATGCGGTATAACAAATATACCTCAATGAAGGAAACATGCAACTGAAATTCCGTTTGATGCTTTAGAGTTTCAATCTTGTTGAACAAGGCATTCATAACCTGAGGAATCAATCCAATCCCGGTATTGTCATTGCAGGCAGTTCCCATGGTATACGTTTTCCCGGATCCTGTCTGCAACAAATAGGagcttttaataaaaaaatatgaattgaaTTTCAAATGTGCTTCAAATGAAAATATGGATTGAATTATCTTTTTCAACTTTGGGTACATAACATGCACTATGGACCTAACCTGACCATAAGCAAGCACAGTAGCATTGTATCCTTGAAATAAGCCATCAACCAATGGAGCAACGCATTCCTCAAACATCTCAGATGAAGGAGATCCACCATTTCCATAAACATGGTCAAATGTAAAGGAATGAGACCCTATTTGAACCTGATCAATGAAATGCTATGAGATTCTCAGGAATTGATACCATAATGCAAATTATAACTTATAAAGGTCACTCTAACTGTTCCATATATAATCATTGAAATGTTATCAGAAATTTTAAGTACATATTTACATTTAGCAAACTAAGTGATTTTTTTTTCACCGCTACTATCCGATCCGATCCACTGGACTGACTAATCTGATTCGGAGGTCAATTTTGACATCAAGTGGTTTCAGTCTCTCCCGATCGCAGTTGCGAGAGATTGAACCGTAGTCCTCACTACCAATTTCAAAGTCATCACACACCGACTAGTGATTTTTTATTTAGTCAAAACAAAACAGGATTTATTataagaattaaaaaaaaaccTGGATGAGGGTATTTGAAAATAACGTTTAGAGGAAAACGTGTCATCAACCCTAACACACTGACACAACTCATGACAAAGAACATATTGAAAAATAAGTTAGAAATAATTTTTACTCTATCCATACCAAAATAACTCATCCTACCAAAACATTTTTATCACAAAatgattaatttaatttaattcaatttaaagtaaaatattttttttttctaaTTGTATCATCTATCTAATTAATATCACGTGCATAAGAAAAGATAATAAgaatataataaaaaaaataataaatgtTATATTAACATTATAGTCAAACAATTAATTTTTCATGAAGAAAAAAAGTAGTTTTTTTACTAGCAGTAGGAAGTCCTTGTACTTTCCATCAGCAACGGTATCAAATGAATAAAAAAAGTAAATCAGTAAAATTATGCTGAACAGAAAAATCAACAAACTTGGAAGTTTAATTAATAGTGCAAGGTTTTTTTTACTCAAACTTTAAGCACGACCTATGAAATTGAATTTCtgattattattactattattattagTACTCCGTATTATTTAACATTGCAATTTAAATAGTAGATTTGCATTGTTGTAAATAAAGAAGCGAGAAATTATCCAGAAATGAACTTTTTTGCAAACCGACAATTAGGTAATGATAATTAAGCAAACCCGACCCTAAAAAACACTGGGCactcaattaattaatgaacTATTAGCTAAACgacaaaaataataataacaaccATAACAATATTTTAGTAATAAATTATTTTGAAAACAGAAAgaaaaaaagatgaagaagaagaagaagtgaatAGTACCTGAGGCTTTCCAGGGTTCACAGAAACACATTGAGTGCAACCTTGTTGACGTTCATCAGCAATGAGTGGACGAATGTGAAGAGCGACTTTAACGGAACAATTCTCCGATGGTTCCATCggaaaaaaggaaagaaaacggAATATGAATGTATTGGAGAAGGAAGAAAATGGTTAAGAAACAGAATTAGAATTAGAAATGGAATTAGAGTGAATGAACAGTTAGAATTAGAATGAAAGAAAACGATGCAGCAGCAAACTAAACAGAGAGAATAAGAAGAGAGAGAAAGGGAAGGTGGATTTAACagcaagagagagagagagaaagagagtgTGGTGGTTGTTGAGAGAAAATgaagaagagagaaagaaaaagaaaatagtGAGGTTTTGATTGAATTGAAGAGTAGCGGAACAGAAAACGCTAAGCAATATAACTAACAACAAACAAagatattatttatttaattaatttatcTAATGTATTTATCACTTTTCTTTACCTTCACTACTTGTATTGAATCACAATCACTTCTTCTATATGCAAACGCAAACGCAAACGCACaatctctctttctctctctatctattacctctgttttttttttcatacaTACACATAGTTAGCTCTATAAGAATaagaattttttattttttatttctattaatttttgcttttatttatttatttattgtgTAATGACGATTCTACTCCTCGTGGCAAATCCCGATATCCAACTGTCTTCAATCTTTAGTTGCATTTTCCCTCTTTGCCACTTTTTTCCctccatttatttattttaattattttattactTTCTTTTTTGTCTTTTTCAAATAAAAATACAACACCTCGAATTGCAAAGGGACCATTTATATTTTGTTATTGCTACTatatttatataaataatttatatAAATAAGAAAACCCGTGATGGTTATAATTTTTATATTTCCTCTTGCATGATATAAACAAAttagaatttttaattttaaaagCATGGTTGGTTTCGTTATTTACTAGTAATCTGTAATGCTATAACTTAAAAAAAACAATATCATTTGGTTTTAAGTTTACTTTTGTATAggattattttttatttattagttaatatttttaaaaacttATTAATGctgtttttttaaaatatttacAAATTATTTATCTAATAGTAATATTtcattaaaattaatttttggaaTTATGTAAAATGAAATGCTTAATCTTTTTATATTTATAATTAGAAAAATAGTATGGATTAAATtatgtattttattttattttttatttttaattttattttatttaaaaaaatttcatCCAATGATCTTACTCTAGAAAATATTAAGTTCTATTTATAATTTGATGTTTGGACATGACAAATGATTTCGTATGAACTTGAATTAAGTATGACTCTAATATTTTAAGAAGGGGATGAGACAAATAATAGAAAATTTGTCCAAACTCAGACCAAGATTGATGAAAAAGATTTGTATTGACAAATATTTGAATTTGGATTCTCTTGATATTTAAATATGAGGTGAGACAATTAATAGAAATATTATTATCAATTTCGAACTCGTCCTTAAATTCGTTTGATTGATCATCAAATTATTTACTTTTTATATTATTGGATCATGAGAGGGTCCGAGAATCATCACACAAGACTTTAGGAGCAACCACACAAGTAAGAAAGACACCGCATATTAAATCAAAATCTTAAGGCATTGAGTTTATGGGTATTTTCACTTATAAAGTGTTCAACATTCGATTTTTCATCATCCGATGTGTGACTCATATTCACACTTAATATACCAACAACCCGCCACAAGTGTGAGTCCATTCATTCTTATGGGCATATGTTTCCCCTCGTATGAAAGTTTTTTCATCCATATCTACATGCATCATCATCAGATGACCTCAACGAAACACATTTCTTGAACACCCTTGCCATGAAAACTTTTCGATATAAAGACCCCTAGTCGAACTAGACTTTGATACCACTTTGTTgggaaataataaaataattagaATATTTTTCTCAAGCGGAATATTTTCCCAAACTTGTGCAATTTAAATAGAGAACCAACACAATCAATTCTagagcacaataataaaaaacaGACAAATAAAATAGCAAGAACACCATATTTTTAACGTGAAAACCTCTCTCAAAGTGAGAGAATTAAAACCACGAGAGCTAATCCAGTAAAACCTTTCACTATATAAATAATGGGTATACAAAAGTCTTCCTAATAGCACTAGGAAATAACAATCTTCACCGATAAACAATAAAGGTGAGAAACACACCATAAACAAATTCTCCACAAAATGTGGGTATAGCAAAACAACTCTAAGAAAAGGTAAAACTACTCATCATGAATATAAATAGAATTAACTAAGTGATAAGACCAACATACTGAATTTATAGCTCAAACTTAAAAGGTTTGCTACACTCATCTATCACTT includes:
- the LOC127074427 gene encoding kinesin-like protein KIN-4A: MEPSENCSVKVALHIRPLIADERQQGCTQCVSVNPGKPQVQIGSHSFTFDHVYGNGGSPSSEMFEECVAPLVDGLFQGYNATVLAYGQTGSGKTYTMGTACNDNTGIGLIPQVMNALFNKIETLKHQTEFQLHVSFIEILKEEVRDLLDMVSMGKSDNSSSNGHSGKVTIPGKPPIQIRESSSGVITLAGSTEVSVSTLQEMAAYLDRGSLNRATGSTNMNNQSSRSHAIFTITLEQMRKLHLFSSCNDTSDEDMGEEYLSAKLHLVDLAGSERAKRTGSDGLRLKEGIHINRGLLALGNVISALGDEKKRKEGVHVPYRDSKLTRLLQDSLGGNSKTVMIACISPADINTEETLNTLKYANRARNIQNKPVANRDLLSNEMQQMRQQLKYLQAELCSRGGGSVEVQVLKEKIAWLEETNEELCRELHKYRSRSSLAERCDIHETDGHIHLMKNNGLERHFASSELTDHLMAGSMSGEVSKEADEVEKELEHTLLLNTMDKEMHELNKQLEQKETEMKLVGVDTEALRQHFGKKMMELEEEKRKVQQERDRLLHEVENLAVNSNGLAHKTHDVRGQKLKALEAQILELKKKQENQVQLLKQKEKSEEAAKRLQAEIQYIKAQKVQLQHKIKQEAEQFRQWKTSREKELLQLKKEGRRNEYERHKLEALNQRQKLVLHRKTEEATMATKRLKELLEARKSSPRDHSVYSNGHLQPGQISEKSLQRWLDQELEVMVHVHEVRAEFDEQNQVHAALEGELAFLKQVDQLSDRQCIPTGNSRYSRLLSMSPDAKAARITSLENMLGTSSAALKAMTSQLTEAEERERALNNRGRWNQLRSMGEAKNVLPYLFNATAEARCQLWEKNMELKDLKEKLNELVTLLQQSEAQRKELEKEKAIGEQAVAITLHTPPSESSRSLKHLADEMSGPLSPMSLPAPKQLKFTPGVVNGSVRESVTFIDDGRKMIPIGELSMKRLAAIGQAGKLWRWKRSHHQWLLQFKWKWQKPWKLSELIKHSDETIMKSRPRGQALINVA